The genomic stretch attatcttcccttcttcatcttcttttcattatcttcccttcatcatcttcctttgttcatcttcttttggtatttgcaatacagtccccgaagttccaagtatttgcaatacagtccccgaaattttaagtatttgcaatacagtccttgaagtttcaaatcttctcggtgtatttttccatcccgtgcctagtctaaacgcatgctaaattaagtgttctgcttgcccaattatatgccaatgcaatgtacgctaaaaataaatatgtgagatgatttttttataatttttatgcaaaaaatagattagtcaaaatttaggcgtcaacagatattgataaatgcaaaaataaaaaagccatcggtttttttttttaaaggtgaaAACCAAGTGGTTTGGTTGTGGGGCCAAGGGCTGCCGGCCCTTTACCCGATCTCTGCTGAAGAAAGTTGGGAGCGACGGCATCTCTCTTGAAGCACCCCTAGGCAGCGTGcgtttttatttcattttcattttcagctttttcctaatttttttttattttcagatttttttttctattttgattttattttgattaaaattaccTTTGTCATTATTACACTCTTCATTATCATAAAACtcacatgggaaaaagaaagtatTAAAAAGTCGCATCAGTTCTTTCTCGTTAGCCAGAAGGATGGAACTAATGAAGAGGTTTAACTACATCAATTTCcacaaattttagtttttaattacAATATTCGAAAGTCTTAGGACTTTATTTTGCAATTTATGATACACCTGTCCTTTAATTTTACGTCTATTGCCATTTCGACTACCCAAACTCACCTAAGGTAAAAACGATGGCGTGCAACGGCCCCATCAAGCCACCTTTTGTAATTTCTGTTTAAATTCCAacttgaaaagagaaaagtatggaaaataaattaaaaactaaCATTAGGCCTTTGTATTATtctaatttactattttttttccgATGACTTTCATGctatttctctatcctatactaGAAACATGgacttactctttttttttttgccagaaaCATGGACTTCCTTTAAAGATTGCGTTATTAGCTATactttgaaatgaaaatatgGGTGGGCCGGACCTCAAAACCCTGGCCCAATCCAGCCCGGCCATTTATCGggcttgaaaattttggaaaaaatttcaaataaaggtttgaagtgccctcattttggCTTGGAGTGAATCTTATTTATCTTCTCAAATAGGCGCCTAAAAAGGCCACGTTAGttttaaattaaaaaggaaaaacatgacCTACACATCATTGGTGGAGCCCCAACGAGGGCCGGTGACTCTTGCCTAGACGAGAGGCAAAGCAAGAGAGGGCCGAGACCCTCtcctagatttgggcaagggtcgTTGGCCCTCTCTAGGTTCCGGCAAGGGCTAGCAAGCTCTTATCAAGGTGTTGACGACCCCGACAGCCATCGCATCACCCAATAGGCAATAAGGCGGCTGTCACAAGCGGAGGAGGGCATaggtttcctttttctttttggaaaaagaaataatatatatacgtaaatgacgaaaatgcatTTGACCACTTGATAAAATCCGACCTTTTTTTTAGACCGATATGGCCAgttcatattcttatttaaaataagatcaaaTTCATattgttatttgagaaaataagagcactttagGCCGTTATTTGAAATGAAGTCCACGTCGAaattttatttgacaaaaaatgaaggcCGATccgactcttatttaaaattttctcaagaaTTTGTCCAAATCCGACCATCGGGGCTGGCCCGGTTGCCGCGTGCTGTCTCTCAAAAtctcgagaaaatattgggtgctcctggagtgccacgtcatctctaaGACACCCCATTTAATGATCGACACGTGTCCAGAGAACCCcacatttcagattttttaaaatctgtttttctctcacatttttctttccgtAAACACCCCCACAGccatccccctctctctccaagtttctGCAAAACGTAGGACGGCATTTCTGGGCGGTGAAATCATAGGCGCCGCCGTCGACCGGAGAGAGGGGCAACCACCGCCTACGGCGGGCCACCCGAGACACCCTCCGGGAGCAAAGCCTCCTTCACACTAATCGGTCCCCTCACCTTCATCTTCACATCTTCAACCAACAGGCGGCCGCAAGGGAGCCGCGGGCTGAGCCGCCGAaatcgcgggcggcgaggacacggcggcggcgaggccgaggtggaggcggcggcgggggtCAAGATGTGGTTGAGGGCGAGCTTCGCGTTCGAGATCGCCGCTCATCGCGGCCGagcgaccttgcacccgtcCCGCGGCGGGTGACGAGAGAGCCGCGAGccgagcggccgagatcgcgggcggcgaggacgcggggcggagaggccgaggcgggggtcctcgcgcCCGTTTGCAGCTCACGGCCCACTTTCTCTCTACAAGTTTTTGCAAAATCTCTTCTCGCCGCCCCTGATCTCTCTCTTCTAATCTCTGTTCAAGTACTCGGCCTTGCCTCCCGCCATCTCGGTGGCTCAGCCCGCGGCTCCCTTGCAACCGGCTCCCTCGCCGCCCACTCCCTTGCCGCTGGCCACAGATTCGGgcacgaaaataaaaaaaaaaagatgaaggtGAGGGATCCTGTCacttgaagagggagagagtgggCCGTCGCCATCGTTGGAAATGCTTCTGGTTTTGCTTATGCTTCGAATTCATTTTCCTCgtaatcttcatcatcttcttctttttgcagatacttggagagagagagagagagtgtggacCGTGGGGGTGTTTacggaaagaaaaatgtgagagaaaaacagattttaaaaaaatcggaAATGTGGCCCCGGCGGAACACGTGTCGTTCATTGAATGAGGTGTCttagagatgacgtggcactctaggagcacctaatattttctccaaaatcTCACTCCGCGTCCCTCGGGTTTCCACTTCGAGAAAGTGGATATAGCAATTATAAGGACACGTGGCGCTCCGGTTTAGCCCTTTCCATGTTACGTTGCTcgcgctcgctctctctctctctcctaaaaAGCGGAGGCCACCACCAGCGTTCTCTCTCTGCTTtgtctccctcttcctctctcgttttctcttcGACGCAAACACCCCAAATCTTCTCTGTTCCCTCAACAATGTCGACTCTCAGAGTCCCAGAGCCAGTTCCCTCAGTGGCCGACGACTGCGAGCAACTCCGGAAAGCATTCAAAGGTTCGCTCTCCCCTCACcaccttttctctcttcttcgcgCTGCCCCCTCCGATTCCAGCCCTGCTTGATGTTTGACGATCGTGCGTTGTTTGGTCGTCGGCGATCGTGTTTCTGTTTTCCGCGTCTGGATCTGCGATCCGCTTGGAGATCGTGATCTGATCGGAGTGATCTTTCGGTGGCGATCTGCTCTAGAGCTCTGGAGATGATCCTCTGTTAACATCGTGCTATTTCTGGATCTAGGAATGTTCTGGAGATGCGAAAACAATTCGATACTAATGATTTGTTTTGAATTCGACCTGATCCTTCCATTGTGTCGGCGCTTTGTGGTTCTGTCGCTTCTGCGATCGCTATTCCTATTAGTTAATTCACTTGATGAATGGTCCGAAATGAAACGAAAGATACAAGATTCTCTTGTACAGAGGATGTTTCCTGTAGCTGCAATGTGCGGTTCGCTGGAACAAGCAAAGACAATTGTTTTCTACCTTGAGCCTGAGATTTAGTGTggtctcgaaaaaaaaaatttgtcaaacttATTGTctaatttaagctttttctcaTTTGATGATTCTTATGAACATCTTGAAGGATGGGGAACAAATGAGAAGTTGATCATATCCATATTGGCTCATAGGAATGTGGCACAGAGGAAGCTGATTATGCAAACCTATGCCGAGACTTATGGCGAGGACCTCCTCAAGGCATTGGACAGAGAACTTACAAATGATTTCGAGGTCTGATCttctttaattatttgaatTCATTTCAGGGAGACGCATCCCTCTTCCCTCAGATTAATGCATATCCGTTCCTATTTTTTCGTTGATTATCGAACGTGATTGTACGTTCTGTTCATGGAGCATGACATGATTTTCTAAATTCTTTGCACCCCTGTAATTGCCATGTCATCAGAGGCTGGTGGTCCTTTGGACGCTTGATCCGGCTGAACGTGATGTGTACTTGGCTAATGAAGCAACGAAAAGATGGACTTCAAGCAATCAGGTTCTCATGGAAATAGCCTGCACAAGGTCTCCGCAGCAGTTGCTTTTGGCAAGACAAGCATATCATGCTCGATACAAGAAGTCGCTAGAAGAGGACGTGGCTCACCACACAACTGGAGACTTTCGCAAGGTACTGCTTTTACGCTTGCCTGAACTATGCCATGAAGTTTCCCAATCCCGACGGTTGTTCTTCTGAGTACCTGTAAAATGAAGTCTCTGTAGCTGTGTGATACTCAGAATATAGTCCTGTGAAATATTCTTTGCGATTGATGAAAGAGGCAAGTAAAATCAAATCTGTCTGATCCAGCATATTACAGGGATTCTGAGAACATAAGTTGCAGGGCGTTCAATCTTTAAGACAGTTTTGGAGTTCTGTAGAGAATGCTTTTGGGGATGCTGGTGTGATTGAGAGCACTTTCTGATATTTTGGAATAAGATGGTTTCACGAAAATCTGCAGATCATATAAATGCTTGTTTATTGGACCCCTTTCTCCTATCTTAAATGAAGAACCAGATCCATCATCAAAAGATTAGCCCTTTGACAACCTGTGAAATAACTCTTATCTGTCCCAAATCATCTCATTTTTCCATTAGGTGTTGATGTAAGTAATTTCCTTGCCTGTTGGGAAAAAACTGTATTTTGATATGGTTTCGTTTCTCCTAGTTGCTGGTACCTCTCGTGAGCTCATACCGTTATGATGGAGATGAGGTCATCATGACTTTGGCAAAAGCAGAGGCTAAGATACTCCACGAGAAGATTTCAGAGAAGGCTTACAGCCACGAGGATCTCATAAGGATTTTGGCTACTAGGAGCAAAGCACAAGTCAATGCTACGCTGAATCACTACAAAAATGAGTTTGGAAATGATATCAACAAGGTGAGTTAGAAATTTCTACGAACCGTCCCTTTCATGTTGCTTTTACCTGTATGTCTTAAGTTTACAGTTCCTCAAGGATGAAAGTGCCAGTGAGTATTATTCTTTCATGAGCTTTGGTTAGAACTAAGAGGCAACTTGACGATGTCTTGTTTTTAAACATTGAGATCTAAAATAGCGCCCAATTCCGACTTTTCCATTATTCTGCATTGTGCTCTGTTCTGGCATGGGTCACTTCCAGACTATAACCTTTGGTAGCATGCATCAGAACATATTGAACTTATCTCTATTTTAGACTAAGAATTGACTAATTCTCGATCCTTCGTGTTCGCAGGATTTGAAAACCGATCCGAAAGACGAGTTCTTGGCTATACTGAGAGCTACAGTCAAGTGCCTGACTCGCCCTGAGAAGTATTTTGAGAAGGTTCTTCGTCTAGCCATCAATAGGCGAGGAACAGATGAAGGGGCTCTGACCAGAGTGGTTGCTACCAGGGCTGAGGCCGACATGAAGTTTATAAGTGAGGAGTACCAGAGGAGGAACAGCATCCCCCTTGATCGCACCATTGTGAAGGACACTACTGGAGACTATGAAAAAATGCTTCTGGCACTGATTGGCCATGCTGAGGCTTGATCCCCAGAAAGCTATGCAAAGCAAATTACATTTCTTATCATGGCGTTGGTTTATGTACTTTTGAGAAGTCTTTGATTTTGATCTTTAATTAGCGAGTGGTAAGTGACCCTGAACTTGGTTTCCTGACAGTCATGTCGTAGCAGTGCTACCAATTCAATGAACAATGCTGCACAAactgctgatgctctggccgtTTAGTCAAATATTATTATAAGGACCAGAGGTTAAGTCTTGATTTCATTTAGTAGCTTGAGAAACTACCTATTTCTGTTGTTTTGCCAGACGATGTTCAACGGGGCGGCCAAATCTCCACCATATTGCTTAATGCTTGGGGTCATTTCAACTTCATGTGGAAACTACATATTACATtgcctttttaatattttataatgtCGCATGGGCCGATCCTCGGTGATTTAGGCTTCTCTCGTGCAGTTATTAAGGTTTCCCTGGATCGAGAGagagttctagagagagaaggaatgcTTTTGTATCGTTTTTCTTGGATCCCCTTTCTCTTGGACGATCTAGATTCGATCTAAAGACTCAGATTGCATCTCCCATCTTCTTAATCACCGACAATTACCGTCTCGCCTGCCTTTGAGAATATTCTAGAAAGCAGTAGAGAATCCTAGAGGAAAACCCTAGAGGCCAAGACACATGAATGCTATCCGAACCATCTGTATTAACATTAAACCAACCACTAGGAGCCTTGAAGGTGCTTTAGCAGTATCATAGCAATCTACCCAGTTGCTGATCCCTGCATCCCCACTTCCCACAAGAAATTCAGCTGCCAATTCCAAATTGATGGAGAGGCAAATCTCAATACGTACAAGCATGATGCAATGGCCATGGAACATTTCGCAGCACACCTAAGGAAGCCTTATCAATTAATCCGTGGCTTGGTCCAGATCAGATTAAAGGGAAGTGCCAACAGGCACGAGGCCTGCTGGGGGTCGGTTTCCAGGGGTGATTTCCAAGTTCAAAACTTGGAGTaggccaaaaaatgaaaaaacaaaaaaggcaggGAAGCAAGCTGATCGCCGAAAGAGCACCAACGTGATGGATGGACAAGCAAAAGTTTCCCTTCCTGTCAAGAGCAAGAGCAATTGGAGTACATGAAGCGAGGCATGACCATAAGTAGAATCCACAGAATATTTTCATTGCAGGCTAGACAGTTCATATTTTGCTTGGCCGGAATCGGCAAAACTCTTGCCAGCTAGAAAAGCCTCGATTTGTAATTCACCCAAACCCCACGAAAATCATCAAGGCAGAGATATTAAcatgctctaataccaaatgtTAGAAAGAACAGAATATCCCCATTACACATGGATGAACAAGAACTCATGTCTTATCATAATCTAATGCAGAAATGTAAGGATTATGTACTAATCTCCGGCCATTGATGAAGTCGATTGACAAACTGGAATTCAAGGAGCCTCGAAGCATTGAACGTCAACGAATAGATATCTCTAGCCAATTGCTCTCTCAAACGCCGATGATGTGTTTCTTTATTGAGAGGGTTCGGCTTGGAAGACCCATACATATAATCTTATTCATATCCCTTCATGTAACGTCTTCCATCAAGACGTTATCGTACTCTTTTGGGCTTAATGGATAGTTATTACGTAATTTGCTGTGGACAATATAAAGTCAATGAAATAACCTAATGTCGGATCACATATGGTTATTATTATCAGAACGATAATGGTAGCGCCTCTGTGGAACAGAAGGGCAACAACGGGGTAAATTTGGACAATTAACGGCGATTACAAAAGACCACTTGCAGAATGGATTCAGTCCACGTTCAGACTATAGATAAATATGCTTGACTTCGCTTTGTGGTTGACGTCAAAGCCTGCGAGACGAGACGAGACAAGTGCAGGACAATGATGCTGCAATGGTAGTAGTGAATGGGCCTCGACCCACACGAGTTCGTCTGCCTCCACCACAAAGCAAATTCTATGCCACAGCCTCCTGCGTCGACTGAGATGAAACTGATCGGATCACGACACGGCGGGGAAAGATCTCAGACGCAGTGTGCGGCCAGAACAAAGCACACAGCTTCCGCGCTCGATATGGTCGGTACAGCGAAAAGCAGCGAGCAGTGACGACACCGGTGGCGACAAAAGTCAACAATGATCGATGAGCGACCACGAGGATTGCCGCTTGGTGGACTGACTCAGTGGTTCGCCGGGATGTTGTGATACGATGGTGATCCCGATTGATGAAGGaaacaatagtttttttttttttttggccgacaACAATGAAAATTTGTAACTCAAAGATGATGtgaattttgaccagaaatcaTTCCCTCTATTTTTCATAGTGGTCGAAAAAATGCCGCACGTTTATAAGTGGACCGACTTAagtgcaattaaaaaaaatgcaatttatgtGGACCTACTGCTATTGAATGAGAATGTTCCTAATATGCAAATACAAATTATATTGATGATACTTTTATTTAGGGAGCGAATCGACTCCcttattttttatgcaataaatgacGAAATGGGTCGCCGAAATTTAGTTGTCAACGAGTTGTAACCGTGTCGGGATCTGGATTAAATACTCTGGACCATCTACCGTGACTCTTCTTGGACCTATTACAGGCTACAAGTCCTGAGAGCTTGCTCCGAAAAGACGATGAACTATCTTTGAAACGAGAGGCCCCCATCCTGCAATTATTGTTCAAGTTGTgatttggattttgagggaTACCTTGTCCAGCATTTAGTTGCTGGAATTCGAATTATTGGACCTGTTAGTTTGTGTTTTCCGCAAAGGAAATTATGAACATTATTGCAAATTGTTGGTGCTTAGTTTTACTAACTGGTTTGATGATTTCTTCAAATGACGCCTATTGGGCCTTCTTTATTCTCTATCAAGGCGTTTTTCTCCCTATGTGTCCTGCTCTAGTGTCGATTCCTCGGTTTTGCACACGCGTTGATTCTTCACGTGATTCGCACATGTATCGATTCTTCACGTGATTTGCAGATGCGTCTACTCCTCACATGTGCATCACATGTTTTAGCGGACGATTTATTTTAGTGTCAACAAGCTTGCTCTCAAAACACGATGTACTATCTTTaaggaaatgcaattgcatttggaTAGTAGCATTTTCGGAATGAAAATAGATGTTTTTATTCTTCCATCCTTGACCTCATTCTAGTTTCATAATTCGAAGAATGTCCACAAAAACCTAATTTCTCGGCCAAGGCTTGAGCTACCTGCAAGTGGTTGGCTAGCCATCGACGAGCGGCCGGCAAGCCAAATTGGCCGCCGCCCGGCCTCCCCTGGGGCGCCAGCGGCATATTTGGCTCACAGGTGGCTGAGTTCCACCGGcaaataattgacatttttttttaaatatgtacATTAACAAAAGTTCTTTACAAAGCGTAGTTTTTACCAAACTTCATTTAGGTCAAAGTTGCTtcccaatttatttctaaattacACTCTACCAAGCACCGCTTGCATTTCGAAAAATTCCTTAACCCAAAGAcgtttgcattttcccaaagataTCCCCGgaattgaaccaaacaggcccaaaGGCGGATAATAAACATATATAGTAGACAAATCACCCAAATGAAGGACAGAGGTTAGCGAGAGCCAAGAACGCAATAGGCATTGATTTTCAATATTACTCATCTTTTTACAGTTTAAATTCACAATAAGTTAAGAGTTCCAAATTCCCTATTAATATGAAGGATGTAACATCGTGGACTTGCTTTAAAGTGGCATGAGTGAGAGACGTCATCTATTTGGCTCCTCATATTCTATTTTGAGTTTGCACATGCTCGAGGCGATGATTAGTGCATAAAACCTTCCAGTAAAACGACACCGTAAAGCGAATTTCTTTTTCGGAGACTTGAATTTGGATACTGCCAGTGCCAGTACTAACAAGGGACTTCCGAGATCATAAATAGACAAATGGCAAGACCTACTGTTGATGAAGTCAATGTGGGCAAGTTGCCGGTTTTGTAAGCGTTTATT from Rhodamnia argentea isolate NSW1041297 chromosome 2, ASM2092103v1, whole genome shotgun sequence encodes the following:
- the LOC115732446 gene encoding annexin Gh1-like produces the protein MSTLRVPEPVPSVADDCEQLRKAFKGWGTNEKLIISILAHRNVAQRKLIMQTYAETYGEDLLKALDRELTNDFERLVVLWTLDPAERDVYLANEATKRWTSSNQVLMEIACTRSPQQLLLARQAYHARYKKSLEEDVAHHTTGDFRKLLVPLVSSYRYDGDEVIMTLAKAEAKILHEKISEKAYSHEDLIRILATRSKAQVNATLNHYKNEFGNDINKDLKTDPKDEFLAILRATVKCLTRPEKYFEKVLRLAINRRGTDEGALTRVVATRAEADMKFISEEYQRRNSIPLDRTIVKDTTGDYEKMLLALIGHAEA